A single region of the Acidithiobacillus acidisediminis genome encodes:
- a CDS encoding DnaJ C-terminal domain-containing protein, with protein MEYKDYYQILGVARDADADAIKSAYRKMARKYHPDVSKEANAEEHFKEVQEAYEVLKDPEKRRAYDQLGSNWRAGQDFRPPPGWENFAGGFAGAAGGGPDIGGFSDFFEELFAQRGRRSPHGGAAFRMRGEDSEAEIQVPLEDVFRGAKREISLEVPVRGADGRVHRERRQLSIKIPAGITEGQRLRIAGQGQPGAGGGPNGDLYLRIRYAPHPDFHAEGKNLFHELPISPWEAVLGASVAVPTLDGQLRVKIPAGSSSGQKLRLGGKGLPGPKGGAAGDLYAVLQVVTPKQISETERALWEKLAAESHFQPRDG; from the coding sequence TTGGAATACAAAGACTACTACCAGATCCTGGGGGTGGCGCGCGACGCCGATGCCGACGCGATCAAATCCGCCTATCGAAAAATGGCACGCAAGTACCATCCCGACGTGAGCAAAGAGGCCAACGCCGAGGAGCATTTCAAGGAGGTTCAGGAGGCCTACGAGGTGCTCAAAGACCCGGAAAAGCGGCGTGCCTATGACCAACTTGGCAGCAATTGGCGCGCTGGGCAGGACTTTCGGCCACCCCCAGGCTGGGAAAATTTCGCCGGAGGCTTTGCCGGCGCGGCCGGCGGCGGGCCGGATATCGGCGGCTTCAGTGATTTTTTTGAGGAGCTCTTTGCCCAGCGTGGGCGACGAAGCCCGCATGGCGGTGCGGCATTTCGGATGCGCGGCGAAGACAGCGAGGCGGAAATCCAGGTCCCTCTGGAAGATGTTTTCCGGGGTGCCAAGCGGGAGATTTCTTTGGAAGTTCCAGTGCGTGGCGCTGATGGACGGGTGCATCGCGAACGCCGCCAACTGAGCATCAAGATCCCGGCCGGCATCACCGAGGGGCAGCGGCTGCGCATTGCGGGGCAGGGTCAGCCGGGTGCTGGTGGCGGGCCCAATGGCGATCTCTATCTACGTATTCGCTATGCGCCCCATCCGGATTTTCATGCCGAGGGCAAGAATCTCTTCCACGAGCTCCCTATCAGCCCCTGGGAGGCGGTGCTGGGTGCCTCCGTTGCGGTGCCCACCCTCGATGGTCAATTACGCGTGAAGATTCCGGCGGGGAGCAGCAGCGGCCAGAAACTACGTTTGGGTGGAAAAGGCCTGCCCGGCCCAAAGGGCGGGGCAGCAGGGGACCTCTATGCGGTCCTGCAGGTCGTTACGCCGAAACAGATCAGCGAAACAGAACGGGCCCTGTGGGAAAAATTGGCGGCCGAGAGCCACTTTCAGCCGCGCGACGGGTGA
- a CDS encoding sensor domain-containing diguanylate cyclase has product MTTRNADWLSQYRQGGKLPSPKGVYLEALRLLEQEEVDSRELVRVLQSDPATNARLLQLANVSIRTRSRPIVAVADAILVLGQAQIKRLILALALLQSTTPRVAGFDYPHFWTRALLAALATQALAEHLGQVNADEIFVVALLAKVGELALVSLFTESYVELAAPLEGCNDIEVRLQAERQQYGIDQDELSSLLVEEWGLPVVFVEAVFHQSHPQALSTFPDASRPLYLARLLRLGQGMAGMCLLDNPERVEDVQRLVVESQALGVDDLLLQEQLSRLMVNWEHWQDLLQEAAPLLSEPLDWKSLAVEREVSSDDVSKLSVLCLGEQADLPPECLNLLSFLEMPAVSVPNGLDLLLVAYHPQHAEQIKDLLAGLDAVFGPYLLLYGEALDAQSEALLFRLGVDAYECTPLRCEALQKHLQRAYRRREARQKYAQRQQRMRRFTGSLAEINRDLRQAALTDPLTSLRNRRYADERLRQEWTLAQRQEKNLALMLLDLDNFKSINDSLGHAGGDEVLRRVASVLRDFARHQDVPCRIGGDEFSILCPETDLQGVEVLAQRICARLAAAETWTGLEHVISVSIGVASRDAQMQSSDDLLQAADHALFEAKRQGRNQVVCFSRP; this is encoded by the coding sequence CAGGAACGCAGACTGGCTGTCGCAATATCGACAGGGCGGTAAACTTCCGTCGCCGAAAGGCGTGTACCTGGAAGCATTGCGCCTGTTGGAGCAGGAGGAAGTGGACAGTCGTGAATTGGTCCGGGTGCTGCAGTCCGATCCTGCGACCAACGCGCGCTTGTTGCAGCTCGCGAATGTCTCCATTCGTACGCGCTCGCGACCCATCGTGGCGGTTGCCGATGCGATCCTGGTTTTGGGCCAGGCACAAATCAAACGCTTGATTCTGGCTTTGGCCCTTCTGCAATCGACCACGCCCCGCGTTGCCGGCTTTGATTATCCCCACTTTTGGACACGCGCGCTGCTGGCTGCGCTCGCGACCCAAGCCCTGGCCGAGCACCTTGGGCAGGTAAATGCAGATGAAATTTTTGTCGTCGCATTGCTGGCAAAAGTGGGTGAGCTGGCCTTGGTGAGCCTCTTCACGGAGAGCTATGTCGAGTTGGCCGCACCGCTTGAGGGATGCAACGACATTGAAGTGCGATTGCAGGCGGAACGTCAGCAGTATGGGATCGATCAGGATGAACTGTCTTCCTTGCTGGTAGAAGAATGGGGATTGCCGGTCGTCTTCGTCGAGGCGGTCTTCCATCAATCGCATCCGCAGGCGCTGAGCACATTTCCTGATGCCAGCCGGCCTCTGTACCTGGCGCGCCTGCTGCGCCTAGGCCAGGGCATGGCGGGAATGTGCCTGCTGGATAACCCCGAGCGAGTAGAGGACGTGCAGCGGCTGGTGGTAGAGTCCCAGGCTCTGGGCGTGGATGACCTGCTGCTGCAAGAGCAGTTATCGCGCCTCATGGTGAATTGGGAGCATTGGCAGGATCTGCTGCAGGAGGCCGCTCCGCTGCTCTCTGAACCCTTGGACTGGAAGTCGCTGGCGGTGGAGCGAGAGGTATCGTCTGACGATGTTTCCAAACTGTCTGTGCTTTGCCTGGGCGAACAGGCAGATCTGCCGCCAGAGTGCCTCAATTTGCTGTCGTTTCTTGAGATGCCAGCGGTATCGGTGCCCAATGGATTGGATCTGCTCCTTGTTGCCTATCACCCCCAGCATGCGGAACAGATCAAGGATCTTCTGGCCGGGTTGGATGCGGTGTTTGGGCCTTACCTGCTTCTTTATGGCGAAGCACTGGACGCCCAGAGTGAAGCGTTGTTGTTTCGGCTTGGGGTCGATGCCTATGAGTGCACACCATTGCGATGCGAGGCCCTTCAGAAACACCTGCAGCGCGCCTACCGCCGCCGCGAGGCACGGCAAAAATATGCGCAGCGCCAGCAACGGATGCGTCGTTTTACGGGTTCCCTGGCAGAGATCAATCGGGATCTGCGTCAGGCGGCGCTGACGGATCCGCTGACCAGCCTGCGCAACCGTCGCTATGCCGACGAACGCTTACGGCAGGAATGGACCCTCGCCCAGCGGCAGGAGAAAAATCTGGCGCTGATGCTCCTGGATCTGGATAACTTCAAAAGTATCAATGATTCCCTGGGGCACGCTGGCGGCGATGAGGTCTTGCGCAGGGTTGCCAGCGTATTGCGCGATTTCGCCCGGCATCAGGATGTTCCCTGCCGCATTGGTGGAGACGAGTTTTCGATCCTTTGTCCAGAAACCGATTTGCAGGGGGTGGAGGTGTTAGCGCAGCGAATCTGTGCCCGTCTGGCTGCAGCAGAGACTTGGACTGGCTTGGAACACGTGATCTCGGTAAGTATTGGGGTGGCGAGCCGCGATGCGCAGATGCAGTCCAGTGACGACTTGCTGCAGGCCGCCGACCACGCCCTGTTTGAGGCCAAGAGACAAGGGCGAAACCAAGTGGTTTGCTTTTCCCGCCCCTGA